A genome region from Stenotrophomonas maltophilia includes the following:
- a CDS encoding sensor domain-containing diguanylate cyclase, which translates to MGGRQWRYGTGAVLAVLMVWLALPWPLQAAEAVSGRDYLLVGGATDEPTPHRACTPQMLSGARQQAEVPAPPAGWSGEPQALDVFNVFAGEVRVQHGEREICGDMHDARTRDSRFRAGIGMVAVPPAGSHEPFLVSWQTPLKTRWVPTLRLGAPSPVQQNDTARLLVRAACIAVAIALALSALMAFLTTRDRSFLVYIACTTVLVLWQAVLGGLSGYPEPWLPVGEQGAKWLLSLTAASQALVLPALWRLNGGDRVLPRSRPAQLLVLWTLMALAGLVPWLRWEHLAWVAQGLQVSYLSGCGLALLVGIWARWRGDRWAQAGLAALAPMLVLIIADACGAEWLLEYRVEALQLAVTWLLMMAAYALNQRLGRLRQQRDELRQLAETDGLTGLPNRRAGLQQLARHLERVNREGGPLVIGFLDIDLFKDINDRHGHAVGDQVLVAVARALRTAVRSQDEVVRMGGEEFLLLMPGMPREAASARLDRLRQRITEAGQALQVAGLEVTASIGLAQWRPGEDDLAALLRRADHAMYVAKRAGRNRVFDGEELDPPGPA; encoded by the coding sequence GTGGGCGGCAGGCAGTGGCGGTATGGAACAGGAGCGGTGCTGGCCGTCCTGATGGTGTGGTTGGCGTTGCCGTGGCCGCTTCAGGCTGCAGAGGCCGTGTCGGGCCGTGATTATCTTCTGGTCGGCGGCGCGACCGACGAGCCGACGCCGCACCGTGCGTGCACGCCGCAGATGCTGTCCGGCGCCCGCCAGCAGGCCGAGGTGCCCGCACCGCCCGCTGGCTGGTCGGGGGAACCGCAGGCACTGGATGTGTTCAACGTCTTTGCCGGTGAAGTGCGCGTCCAGCATGGCGAACGCGAAATCTGCGGCGACATGCATGATGCACGTACCCGCGATTCGCGTTTCCGTGCTGGTATCGGCATGGTGGCCGTACCACCGGCCGGCAGCCACGAGCCCTTCCTGGTTTCCTGGCAGACGCCGCTGAAAACACGCTGGGTACCGACCCTGCGGCTGGGCGCGCCCAGCCCGGTGCAGCAGAACGATACCGCGCGCCTGCTGGTACGTGCCGCCTGCATCGCGGTGGCGATCGCGCTGGCGCTGTCGGCGCTGATGGCGTTCCTGACCACGCGCGACCGCAGCTTCCTGGTCTATATCGCCTGCACCACCGTGCTGGTGTTGTGGCAGGCCGTCCTCGGTGGGCTCAGTGGCTACCCGGAACCCTGGTTGCCGGTGGGGGAGCAGGGCGCGAAGTGGCTGCTGTCGTTGACCGCGGCCTCGCAGGCGCTGGTGCTGCCAGCGCTGTGGCGGCTGAACGGAGGCGACCGCGTGCTGCCTCGATCACGCCCGGCGCAGCTGCTGGTGTTGTGGACCCTGATGGCGCTGGCCGGGCTGGTGCCGTGGCTGCGCTGGGAGCATCTGGCCTGGGTCGCACAGGGCCTGCAGGTGTCCTATCTGTCCGGGTGTGGCCTGGCACTGCTGGTCGGCATATGGGCGCGCTGGCGCGGAGACCGTTGGGCGCAGGCGGGCCTGGCTGCACTTGCACCGATGCTGGTGCTGATCATCGCCGATGCCTGTGGTGCGGAGTGGCTGCTGGAATACCGGGTGGAAGCGTTGCAGCTGGCGGTGACCTGGCTGCTGATGATGGCGGCCTATGCCCTGAACCAGCGGCTTGGCCGCTTGCGCCAGCAGCGTGACGAGCTGCGCCAGCTGGCCGAGACCGATGGCCTGACCGGCCTGCCCAACCGTCGTGCCGGCCTGCAGCAGCTGGCGCGGCATCTGGAGCGTGTCAACCGCGAGGGCGGGCCGTTGGTGATCGGCTTCCTCGACATCGACCTGTTCAAGGATATCAACGACCGTCATGGCCACGCGGTTGGCGACCAGGTGCTGGTGGCCGTTGCGCGGGCCCTGCGTACGGCGGTGCGCAGCCAGGACGAAGTGGTGCGGATGGGCGGCGAGGAGTTCCTGCTGCTGATGCCGGGCATGCCGCGTGAGGCGGCATCGGCGCGGCTGGACCGCCTTCGCCAGCGCATCACCGAGGCTGGCCAAGCGCTGCAGGTAGCGGGGCTGGAGGTGACCGCCAGCATCGGCCTGGCACAGTGGCGGCCGGGCGAGGATGACCTGGCGGCACTGCTGCGGCGGGCCGACCATGCCATGTACGTGGCCAAGCGCGCCGGCCGCAACCGTGTATTCGACGGTGAAGAGCTCGATCCGCCCGGCCCGGCATGA
- a CDS encoding methylated-DNA--[protein]-cysteine S-methyltransferase, which translates to MTLLFDRFDSPIGVLTIAGDERGLSHVLFPENRHPARGRDGWHYAPDALPEARDQLLQFLHGERNQFDLQLAPRGTPFQLRVWQALALIPFGQTWSYLQLAQHLGQPSATRAVGAANGRNPLPIILPCHRVIGSNGALTGFGGGLETKAALLRLEQRQAPLFA; encoded by the coding sequence ATGACCCTGTTGTTCGATCGTTTCGACAGCCCTATCGGCGTGCTGACCATCGCCGGTGACGAGCGTGGGCTGTCACATGTGCTGTTCCCGGAGAACCGCCATCCGGCACGCGGCCGCGACGGCTGGCATTACGCGCCGGATGCTTTGCCGGAAGCGCGCGACCAACTGCTGCAGTTCCTGCACGGCGAGCGCAACCAGTTCGACCTGCAGCTGGCGCCACGTGGCACCCCGTTCCAGCTACGCGTGTGGCAGGCGCTGGCGCTGATCCCGTTTGGCCAGACCTGGAGTTACCTTCAGCTGGCGCAGCACCTGGGCCAACCCAGCGCGACCCGCGCGGTGGGCGCGGCGAACGGCCGCAATCCGCTGCCGATCATCCTGCCCTGCCATCGTGTGATCGGCAGCAACGGCGCGCTGACCGGTTTCGGCGGCGGGCTGGAAACCAAGGCCGCGCTGTTGCGGCTGGAACAACGCCAGGCACCGCTGTTCGCCTGA
- a CDS encoding putative bifunctional diguanylate cyclase/phosphodiesterase, with product MGRSGTDQQSRRVPMTRGLGLRFALLTGMAIGLVALSALIQELQAASTAWIAGQGYWSRGQQDATAALSRYLARGDAQDLDDARRALQVPMGDLQARLALEQAEPDEAKARQGFLRGGNAPADIPRLVFSFRYARDIGAFREATALWRQTDGDLMAVQRLVDELQQRHGQGVLPVAARDRYLQQLRDLDRRLQVQAQAFSQALLRMATLVRIATLVVGGLSVLAISLMAVALARRVGKDLTEHESRFRAAFYQANVGMLKLDTEGRVVEANQAMADILDYRREVLLQMSLGDLLMEGELVIDGVGRIDWDRQLRPSELRFCRRDGSLVWGRWSGTGVRSAGGGLSVFAIIEDVSQNHALAREIEHHASHDPLTGLINRREIERLLERALLQVRSDGGTHALCYINLDHFKLVNDSFGHAAGDQMLRSFADYLVAAVRDGDWVGQLGADEFAVFLAHASQDEAKRVLQRVIRNLGQATFPISEGSPQLSCSIGVVEVSADAPDVNWLMSAADSACYAAKQAGRNRVHCFNENRMALEERRQEAERLQGVSLAMAENRMLLYAQRIARVGDPSYLHYEVLVRMRGTDGSLHLPGQFMPAVERYGMAVALDRHVLGLLFRHLQVCPAHVRQLGLCNVNVSAQSIAEPGFLAFVCDLLERNRALASKLCFEITETAAISNLSQARAFIDAVKARGCRMALDDFGSGLSSFGYLRQLPADILKIDGAFVRDMDTDPVSHATVRAISELGRELQMEVVAEWVETAEVAGALTRLGVQGLQGYAIERPQPLERMTLADLRPFRLVAVKGPPSAG from the coding sequence ATGGGTAGGAGTGGCACTGACCAACAGAGCCGGCGGGTGCCGATGACCCGTGGCCTGGGACTGCGGTTTGCGTTGTTGACGGGCATGGCGATTGGACTGGTCGCACTGTCCGCCTTGATCCAGGAACTGCAGGCGGCTTCCACCGCCTGGATTGCCGGCCAGGGGTACTGGTCGCGGGGGCAGCAGGATGCGACCGCCGCACTCAGCCGCTACCTGGCGCGTGGTGATGCCCAGGACCTGGACGATGCGCGCCGGGCCCTGCAGGTGCCCATGGGGGATCTGCAGGCGCGGCTGGCACTGGAGCAGGCCGAGCCGGACGAGGCCAAGGCCCGGCAGGGATTCCTGCGGGGCGGCAACGCGCCCGCCGATATTCCACGACTGGTGTTCTCGTTCCGGTATGCACGCGACATCGGTGCATTCCGTGAAGCGACCGCCCTGTGGCGGCAGACCGATGGCGACCTGATGGCCGTGCAGCGGCTGGTGGATGAGCTGCAGCAGCGGCATGGCCAAGGCGTGCTGCCGGTCGCTGCGCGTGACCGCTACCTTCAACAGCTGCGTGATCTCGACCGTCGCCTGCAGGTGCAGGCGCAGGCGTTCTCGCAGGCATTGCTGCGCATGGCCACCCTGGTGCGCATCGCGACGCTGGTGGTGGGAGGACTGTCGGTGCTGGCGATCAGCCTGATGGCGGTGGCCCTCGCGCGCCGGGTAGGCAAGGACCTGACCGAACACGAGAGCCGCTTCCGCGCGGCGTTCTACCAGGCCAACGTCGGCATGCTCAAGCTTGACACCGAGGGCAGGGTGGTCGAAGCCAACCAGGCGATGGCCGATATCCTCGATTACCGGCGTGAGGTGCTGCTGCAGATGTCGCTCGGCGATCTGCTGATGGAAGGCGAGCTGGTCATCGACGGCGTTGGCCGCATCGACTGGGACCGCCAGCTGCGGCCGAGCGAACTGCGCTTCTGCCGCCGTGACGGCAGCCTGGTCTGGGGGCGCTGGAGCGGTACCGGGGTGCGCAGTGCCGGCGGTGGCCTGTCGGTGTTCGCGATCATCGAGGATGTCAGCCAGAACCATGCACTTGCACGCGAGATCGAGCACCACGCCAGCCATGATCCGTTGACCGGCCTGATCAACCGTCGCGAGATCGAACGCCTGCTGGAACGCGCGCTGCTGCAGGTGCGCAGCGATGGTGGAACGCATGCGCTGTGCTACATCAATCTTGACCACTTCAAGCTGGTCAACGACAGTTTCGGCCACGCCGCCGGCGACCAGATGCTGCGCAGCTTTGCCGACTACCTGGTGGCTGCGGTGCGTGATGGCGACTGGGTCGGGCAACTTGGCGCCGATGAGTTCGCGGTGTTCCTTGCCCATGCCAGCCAGGACGAAGCCAAGCGGGTGCTGCAGCGGGTGATCCGCAATCTGGGGCAGGCGACCTTCCCCATCAGTGAAGGCAGTCCGCAGCTGAGCTGCAGCATCGGCGTGGTCGAAGTCAGCGCCGACGCACCCGATGTGAACTGGCTGATGAGCGCTGCCGACAGTGCCTGCTATGCCGCCAAGCAGGCCGGCCGCAACCGCGTGCACTGCTTCAACGAGAACCGCATGGCACTGGAGGAGCGGCGGCAGGAGGCCGAGCGCCTGCAGGGTGTCAGCCTGGCGATGGCCGAGAACCGGATGCTGCTGTATGCGCAGCGCATCGCCCGGGTTGGCGATCCGTCCTACCTGCACTACGAAGTGCTGGTGCGCATGCGGGGCACCGACGGCAGCCTGCACCTGCCCGGACAGTTCATGCCCGCGGTGGAGCGCTATGGCATGGCGGTAGCGCTGGACCGGCATGTGCTCGGACTGCTGTTCCGCCACCTGCAGGTCTGCCCGGCGCATGTCCGCCAGTTGGGGCTGTGCAACGTCAATGTATCTGCCCAGTCGATTGCCGAACCGGGTTTCCTTGCCTTCGTCTGCGACCTGCTTGAACGCAACCGTGCGCTGGCTTCCAAGCTGTGTTTCGAGATCACCGAGACCGCAGCGATCAGCAACCTCAGCCAGGCCCGTGCGTTCATCGATGCGGTCAAGGCGCGGGGCTGCCGGATGGCACTGGACGACTTCGGCTCCGGCCTGTCTTCTTTCGGCTACCTGCGCCAGTTGCCGGCGGACATCCTGAAGATCGACGGCGCCTTCGTGCGGGACATGGATACTGACCCGGTCAGCCACGCCACGGTGCGTGCGATCAGCGAGCTCGGGCGCGAGCTGCAGATGGAAGTGGTGGCGGAGTGGGTGGAGACTGCCGAGGTCGCCGGTGCGCTGACCCGGCTTGGCGTACAGGGCCTGCAGGGCTACGCGATCGAGCGCCCGCAGCCGCTGGAGCGGATGACCCTCGCGGACCTGAGGCCGTTCCGGCTGGTGGCCGTGAAGGGGCCGCCCAGCGCTGGCTGA
- a CDS encoding DNA-3-methyladenine glycosylase 2 — MDTALALDTAACDRARLARDARFDGVFFTAVRSTGIYCRPVCPAPPPKPRNITYYPTAAAAAAAGYRPCLRCRPELAPQAQQALAGQTVQRALAIIHGGFLQEQPVADLAQKIGLSARQLQRLFVEHLGATPGQIHATHRLLLAKQLLTETTLPVTDVALAAGYNSLRRFNTAFLQGCGMAPTALRRQHQPLAADDGGLVLRLVYRPPLDFPRMLAFLRKRSLPGIELIGEDSYQRVLGTPERPTLLRVTADPKRPELRLQLGAVDPRLIPDIVRRVRRVFDLDADLQQVHAALNEEPLLARGITERPGLRVPGGWDGFEVGVRAVLGQQVSVAAATTFARRLVDAYGAHLPGMPSEFDRQFPAPEMVAEAPLESIGLPRTRAATVRALAAACASGQLDFGPGQALEEFVARCVALPGIGPWTAQYIALRGLGQPDAFPAGDLVLQQVLGHAQGQRLSERATEARSQSWRPWRAYAVLHLWHLSGTFVGEPT, encoded by the coding sequence ATGGACACCGCACTCGCCCTCGACACCGCCGCCTGCGACCGCGCCCGCCTGGCCCGTGACGCACGCTTCGACGGCGTGTTCTTCACCGCCGTGCGCAGCACCGGCATCTACTGCCGCCCTGTCTGCCCGGCGCCGCCGCCGAAACCACGCAACATCACCTACTACCCGACCGCCGCCGCGGCCGCTGCCGCCGGTTACCGCCCCTGCCTGCGCTGCCGCCCGGAACTGGCGCCGCAGGCCCAGCAGGCCCTCGCCGGGCAGACCGTACAGCGCGCCTTGGCCATCATCCATGGCGGCTTCCTGCAGGAGCAGCCGGTAGCGGACCTGGCACAGAAGATCGGACTCAGCGCGCGCCAGCTGCAGCGCCTGTTCGTCGAACATCTCGGCGCAACACCCGGGCAGATCCATGCCACCCACCGCCTGCTGCTGGCCAAGCAGTTGCTGACGGAAACCACGCTGCCAGTGACCGACGTCGCGCTGGCCGCGGGCTACAACAGCCTGCGCCGCTTCAATACCGCGTTCCTGCAGGGCTGCGGGATGGCGCCGACCGCTCTGCGTCGCCAGCATCAACCGCTGGCTGCCGATGATGGCGGCCTGGTGCTGCGCCTGGTGTATCGCCCGCCGCTGGACTTCCCACGCATGCTGGCGTTCCTGCGCAAGCGCAGCCTGCCCGGCATCGAACTGATCGGCGAAGACAGCTACCAGCGCGTGCTCGGCACGCCGGAGCGCCCCACCCTGCTGCGCGTCACCGCCGATCCGAAGCGCCCGGAGCTGCGCCTGCAGCTGGGCGCGGTGGATCCGCGCCTGATCCCGGACATCGTGCGCCGAGTACGTCGCGTTTTCGACCTCGATGCAGACCTGCAGCAGGTTCACGCCGCCCTCAACGAAGAACCCCTGCTGGCACGCGGCATCACCGAACGCCCCGGGCTGCGCGTGCCCGGCGGCTGGGATGGTTTCGAAGTGGGCGTGCGTGCGGTGCTGGGCCAGCAGGTCAGTGTCGCCGCCGCCACGACCTTTGCGCGGCGTCTGGTCGATGCATACGGGGCGCACCTGCCGGGCATGCCGTCCGAGTTCGATCGCCAGTTCCCGGCGCCCGAGATGGTGGCCGAAGCGCCACTGGAATCGATCGGCCTGCCGCGCACCCGCGCCGCCACCGTGCGTGCGCTGGCCGCCGCCTGTGCCAGTGGCCAGCTCGACTTCGGTCCCGGCCAGGCGCTCGAAGAATTCGTTGCGCGCTGTGTTGCACTGCCCGGCATCGGCCCGTGGACCGCGCAGTACATTGCCCTGCGCGGACTTGGCCAGCCCGATGCCTTCCCCGCCGGTGACCTGGTGCTGCAGCAGGTCCTCGGCCACGCGCAGGGCCAGCGCCTGAGCGAGCGTGCAACCGAAGCCCGCTCGCAATCGTGGCGCCCGTGGCGCGCCTACGCCGTGCTGCACCTGTGGCACTTGTCCGGCACTTTCGTTGGAGAACCGACATGA
- a CDS encoding MAPEG family protein — protein MATELTMLAWSVLLGFVYIFATSTVVTRERGMKWNASARDGDAKPLSALAGRLQRAQANFLETFPFFAAAAIAVVLAGRGNDTTALAAQAYFWARVVYLPLYAAGVPYVRSLVWLVSLLSILALVFALL, from the coding sequence ATGGCAACTGAACTGACGATGCTGGCCTGGTCGGTGCTGCTGGGTTTTGTCTACATCTTCGCCACCTCCACCGTGGTCACCCGCGAACGGGGAATGAAGTGGAATGCCTCGGCACGGGATGGCGATGCGAAGCCGCTCAGCGCGCTGGCCGGTCGCCTGCAGCGGGCCCAGGCCAACTTCCTGGAGACGTTCCCGTTCTTCGCCGCCGCGGCGATCGCGGTCGTGCTGGCCGGGCGCGGCAACGACACCACCGCGCTGGCCGCGCAGGCCTACTTCTGGGCGCGCGTGGTCTACCTGCCGTTGTATGCCGCAGGCGTGCCCTACGTGCGCAGCCTGGTGTGGCTGGTGTCGCTGCTGTCGATCCTGGCGCTGGTGTTCGCGCTGTTGTGA
- the ubiM gene encoding 5-demethoxyubiquinol-8 5-hydroxylase UbiM, with the protein MRRMDVVVVGAGPAGLCFARALAGSGLQVGLVDVQPRQALAEAAFDGREIALTHASRQSMEQLGLWQRLPHAEVAELRDARVMNGGSPFALTFASSQVDGQPLGWLVPNHLIRRAAWDAVQGQDRLELFDGRKVLGVQADAQGHVVKLDDGSQLHARLLVAADSRFSATRRMLGIGAQMRDFGKSMLVCRMQVERDHHHTAWEWFGYGRTMALLPLNEGQASAVITLPPRQIEELLAMDEVAFGEAVSACFEHRLGRMQPVATPQAYPLVGVYAHRFVGERSALVGDAAVGMHPVTAHGFNLGLASAQRLAQGIVAQQRRGADIAAAGMLASYQRGHRLASRPLYEATNAIASLYTDDRRPARLLRAAGLRLAQGVAPFRQLIASHLTQRVA; encoded by the coding sequence ATGCGCAGGATGGACGTGGTGGTGGTCGGTGCCGGGCCGGCAGGCCTGTGCTTCGCGCGCGCGCTGGCCGGCAGCGGCCTGCAGGTCGGGCTGGTCGACGTCCAGCCGCGCCAGGCCTTGGCCGAGGCCGCCTTCGATGGCCGCGAGATCGCGCTGACCCACGCCTCGCGGCAGAGCATGGAGCAACTGGGGCTGTGGCAGCGCCTGCCGCACGCCGAAGTTGCCGAACTGCGCGATGCCAGGGTGATGAATGGTGGCTCGCCGTTCGCGCTGACCTTCGCCAGCAGCCAGGTCGATGGCCAGCCGCTGGGTTGGCTGGTACCCAACCATCTGATCCGCCGCGCCGCGTGGGATGCGGTGCAGGGCCAGGACCGCCTGGAGCTGTTCGACGGGCGCAAGGTGCTGGGCGTGCAGGCCGACGCGCAGGGCCACGTGGTCAAGCTCGATGACGGCAGCCAGTTGCATGCGCGCCTGCTGGTTGCCGCCGACAGCCGCTTCTCCGCCACCCGCCGCATGCTCGGCATCGGCGCGCAGATGCGCGACTTCGGCAAGTCGATGCTGGTCTGCCGCATGCAGGTTGAGCGCGATCATCACCACACCGCGTGGGAGTGGTTCGGTTACGGCCGCACCATGGCGCTGCTGCCGCTCAACGAGGGCCAGGCATCGGCGGTGATCACGCTGCCGCCGCGGCAGATCGAGGAGCTGCTGGCGATGGACGAAGTGGCCTTTGGTGAGGCCGTCAGTGCTTGCTTTGAACACCGCTTGGGCCGGATGCAGCCGGTGGCCACGCCGCAGGCGTATCCGTTGGTGGGGGTGTACGCCCACCGCTTCGTCGGCGAGCGTTCAGCGCTGGTCGGCGATGCCGCGGTGGGCATGCACCCGGTCACTGCACATGGCTTCAACCTGGGCCTGGCCAGCGCGCAGCGGCTGGCGCAGGGCATCGTCGCGCAGCAGCGACGCGGTGCCGATATCGCCGCCGCGGGCATGCTGGCCAGCTACCAGCGCGGTCATCGGCTGGCGTCGCGGCCGCTGTACGAGGCCACCAACGCGATCGCCAGCCTGTACACCGACGACCGCCGCCCGGCGCGCCTGCTGCGGGCGGCCGGTCTGCGTCTGGCGCAGGGCGTGGCTCCGTTCAGGCAGCTGATCGCCTCGCACCTGACCCAGCGCGTGGCCTGA
- a CDS encoding DUF4019 domain-containing protein produces the protein MKRVLLLLSLLPLTALAQVPAPSTPAPAPARPAPASPAAAKPATAGAPALTAAQQAQVQKQDAEMGAAAVKAAQLVDANRAGELWDGASAVARRAVPKAAFVSQLTTERARLGALAGRGQPTITRVKYSAGAAVPEGLYINVSFPTRFANSAQPVRELVSFRFDEDQVWRLAGYSLRASAP, from the coding sequence ATGAAGCGCGTGCTCCTGCTGCTGTCCCTGCTGCCCCTGACCGCGTTGGCGCAGGTTCCTGCGCCGAGCACGCCTGCACCGGCACCGGCGCGGCCTGCACCGGCATCGCCAGCGGCTGCGAAACCGGCCACCGCAGGCGCTCCGGCGTTGACCGCTGCGCAGCAGGCGCAGGTGCAGAAGCAGGACGCTGAAATGGGCGCGGCGGCGGTGAAGGCCGCGCAGCTGGTTGATGCCAACCGCGCTGGCGAATTGTGGGATGGCGCCTCTGCCGTCGCGCGCCGTGCGGTGCCGAAGGCCGCCTTCGTCAGCCAGTTGACCACCGAACGCGCGCGCCTGGGGGCGCTGGCCGGGCGTGGCCAGCCGACCATCACCCGGGTCAAGTACAGCGCCGGTGCCGCCGTGCCGGAAGGGCTGTACATCAACGTCAGTTTCCCGACCCGTTTCGCCAACAGCGCGCAGCCGGTGCGCGAGCTGGTCTCGTTCCGGTTCGACGAAGACCAGGTGTGGCGCCTGGCCGGCTACAGCCTGCGCGCGTCGGCGCCATGA
- a CDS encoding DEAD/DEAH box helicase: MSQDSQAPLQFAQLGLSEPVMQAVTAIGYETPSPIQAATIPAMLEGRDVLGQAQTGTGKTAAFALPVLSNIDLQQIKPQALILAPTRELAIQVAEAFQSYSSKIPGFRVLPVYGGQPYGQQLSALRRGVHIVVGTPGRVIDHLDRSTLDLSELKTLVLDEADEMLRMGFIDDVEAVLKKLPEQRQVALFSATMPPQIRRIAQTYLQDPVEVTIAAKTTTSANIRQRYWWVSGMHKLDALTRILEVEPFDAMIIFARTKAGTEELASKLQARGLAAAAINGDMQQAQRERTIAMLKEGKLDILVATDVAARGLDVERISHVLNYDIPYDTESYVHRIGRTGRAGRSGEAILFATPREKGMLRQIERATRQPIEEMQLPSVEAVNDTRINKFTSRITETLGAGGLDFYRQLLERFENEQNVPAIEVAAALAKMLQGDTPFLLQPPVRAPREERAPRERFDRGDRPERGDRFDRNERGPRFERGPRRDDAEGGFEQRPRREVPPRGAPEQGMETYRISVGHQHGVKPANIVGAIANEAGLESRFIGRIDIHDDFSLLDLPAQMPPDVLSHLQKVWVSGQQLQMRALAPGEDTNPAPRPFKPRFDKRGPGGPGGPRRGGPGGPGGHGGDRGGDRDSRPPRRDGFKPRGPRSY, encoded by the coding sequence ATGTCCCAAGATTCCCAAGCGCCGCTGCAGTTTGCGCAGCTCGGCCTGTCCGAGCCCGTGATGCAGGCGGTCACCGCCATTGGCTATGAAACCCCGTCGCCGATCCAGGCTGCCACCATCCCGGCGATGCTGGAAGGCCGCGACGTGCTGGGCCAGGCCCAGACCGGCACCGGCAAGACCGCAGCGTTCGCACTGCCGGTACTGTCCAACATCGACCTGCAGCAGATCAAGCCGCAGGCCCTGATCCTGGCGCCGACGCGCGAACTGGCCATCCAGGTTGCCGAGGCGTTCCAGTCCTATTCGTCGAAGATTCCGGGCTTCCGCGTGCTGCCGGTGTACGGCGGCCAGCCGTACGGCCAGCAGCTGTCGGCCCTGCGCCGTGGTGTGCACATCGTGGTCGGTACCCCCGGCCGCGTGATCGACCACCTGGACCGCAGCACCCTGGACCTGTCCGAGCTGAAAACCCTGGTGCTGGACGAAGCCGATGAAATGCTGCGCATGGGCTTCATCGACGACGTCGAAGCCGTGCTGAAGAAGCTGCCGGAGCAGCGCCAGGTGGCCCTGTTCTCGGCCACCATGCCGCCGCAGATCCGCCGCATCGCGCAGACCTACCTGCAGGACCCGGTGGAAGTGACCATCGCGGCCAAGACCACCACCTCGGCCAACATCCGCCAGCGTTACTGGTGGGTGAGCGGCATGCACAAGCTGGATGCGCTGACCCGCATCCTGGAAGTGGAGCCGTTCGACGCGATGATCATCTTCGCGCGTACCAAGGCCGGCACCGAAGAGCTGGCCAGCAAGCTGCAGGCCCGTGGCCTGGCCGCTGCCGCCATCAACGGTGACATGCAGCAGGCCCAGCGTGAGCGCACCATCGCCATGCTGAAGGAAGGCAAGCTGGACATCCTGGTCGCCACCGACGTGGCCGCGCGCGGCCTGGACGTGGAGCGCATCAGCCACGTGCTGAACTACGACATCCCGTACGACACCGAAAGCTACGTGCACCGCATCGGCCGTACCGGCCGTGCCGGCCGCAGCGGTGAGGCGATCCTGTTCGCCACCCCGCGCGAGAAGGGGATGCTGCGCCAGATCGAGCGCGCCACCCGCCAGCCGATCGAAGAGATGCAGTTGCCGAGCGTGGAAGCGGTCAACGACACCCGCATCAACAAGTTCACCTCGCGCATCACCGAAACCCTGGGTGCCGGTGGCCTGGACTTCTACCGCCAGCTGCTGGAGCGCTTCGAGAACGAGCAGAACGTGCCGGCCATCGAAGTGGCCGCCGCGCTGGCGAAGATGCTGCAGGGCGATACCCCGTTCCTGCTGCAGCCGCCGGTGCGTGCCCCGCGTGAAGAGCGCGCGCCGCGCGAGCGCTTCGACCGTGGCGACCGCCCGGAACGCGGCGATCGCTTCGACCGCAACGAGCGTGGCCCGCGTTTCGAGCGCGGCCCGCGCCGTGACGACGCCGAAGGTGGTTTCGAGCAGCGTCCGCGCCGCGAGGTTCCGCCGCGTGGTGCACCGGAGCAGGGCATGGAGACCTACCGCATTTCGGTGGGCCACCAGCATGGCGTGAAGCCGGCCAACATCGTCGGCGCCATCGCCAACGAAGCCGGCCTGGAAAGCCGTTTCATCGGCCGCATCGACATCCACGACGACTTCTCGCTGCTGGACCTGCCGGCGCAGATGCCGCCGGACGTGCTGTCGCACCTGCAGAAGGTGTGGGTGTCCGGCCAGCAGCTGCAGATGCGTGCGCTGGCCCCGGGTGAAGACACCAACCCGGCCCCGCGTCCGTTCAAGCCGCGCTTCGACAAGCGTGGTCCGGGCGGCCCGGGTGGCCCGCGTCGTGGTGGTCCGGGTGGTCCGGGTGGCCACGGCGGCGACCGCGGCGGTGACCGCGACAGCCGCCCGCCGCGTCGTGACGGCTTCAAGCCGCGCGGTCCGCGCAGCTACTGA
- a CDS encoding RNA-binding S4 domain-containing protein, whose translation MQILEFDLDGDYVELKQLLKLADLVTSGGEAKMVIGDGQVRVDGEVELRKACKIRAGQVVEFADSQIRVLAAG comes from the coding sequence ATGCAGATTCTCGAATTCGACCTCGACGGTGACTACGTCGAACTCAAGCAGCTGCTGAAGCTGGCCGACCTGGTCACCAGTGGCGGCGAAGCCAAGATGGTCATCGGTGACGGCCAGGTACGGGTCGATGGCGAAGTTGAACTGCGCAAGGCCTGCAAGATCCGCGCAGGCCAGGTGGTGGAATTCGCCGACAGCCAGATCCGGGTGCTGGCCGCCGGCTGA